In a single window of the Littorina saxatilis isolate snail1 linkage group LG5, US_GU_Lsax_2.0, whole genome shotgun sequence genome:
- the LOC138966403 gene encoding R-spondin-2-like: protein MFLYRQNMRQIGICTPSCPLGYYGVRHQYYSTCNRCHIDHCQACFSRHYCTRCQDPYMAFQGQCIEQCPEGLYYANYSKDCQERVDCIPGPWSQWSVCSRNGRTCGYKWGVQTRTRQILQPPSPNGQACTALSRSQRCRLATRWCSDEECNRRKTHRNRLRKNKRRRGRKRKRGRRKKWRRRRNRKRKRGRRGRRRDKMKKKRKIRRRRLCRDKACRSRHKRRRKNGCQTRRRVRG from the exons ATGTTCCTGTACCGGCAGAATATGCGTCAGATCGGTATCTGCACACCCTCCTGTCCGCTGGGCTACTACGGCGTACGACATCAGTACTACAGCACGTGCAACC GATGCCACATCGACCACTGCCAGGCGTGTTTCAGCAGACACTACTGCACGAGGTGCCAGGACCCCTACATGGCTTTCCAGGGACAATGCATTGAGCAGTGTCCGGAGGGCCTGTACTACGCCAACTATTCCAAGGACTGCCAGGAACGAG TTGACTGTATTCCTGGCCCCTGGTCGCAGTGGTCAGTGTGTTCACGCAACGGACGCACGTGCGGATACAAGTGGGGCGTGCAGACCCGGACAAGACAGATCTTGCAGCCTCCTTCACCCAATGGCCAGGCCTGTACCGCCTTAAGCCGCTCTCAGCGATGCCGATTGGCTACGCGCTGGTGTAGCG ATGAGGAGTGCAACCGTCGCAAGACACATCGTAACAGACTGCGGAAGAACAAACGAAGGCGAGGCCGAAAGCGGAAGAGAGGAAGGAGGAAGAAATGGCGCAGGCGCAGAAACCGGAAGAGGAAGCGGGGCAGGAGAGGACGTCGCCgggacaaaatgaagaaaaaacgaaaaatTCGACGACGGCGATTGTGTAGGGACAAGGCGTGCAGGTCTAGACACAAACGACGTCGAAAAAATGGCTGCCAGACCCGTCGAAGAGTACGGGGTTAA